The Sorangiineae bacterium MSr11954 DNA segment ATCCGCCCAGGTGGCGCCGCGGAGCACGGTGAAATGGTCCTCGCGGCGCACCTCATCGCGCTCCTCACGGAGTGGATCGTCGTGATTTTCCGGCGAAGCTACGGCTACCATGCTTCCAGTTTACCGCGTTTCGGCCCCGAGCAAAAAACGACGGCGTCGCGCGCCCATCCGTGCCGCGCGTGTCGATTTTCGGCGTTGCGTACAAGACGGAGATGGCGCGCGATTTCGAGCGCAACGACGGTGGACGGGAGCGCCAACGGACGGCGCGCGCGGCGGTCGGTCGACCCGGGATCGTCGGGTTGCCGCATAGCTCGTAGCGCAAGAATTTTCTTTGAACGGATTGGTTTCGGGCGGGCACCACGCCGGTACCATGAAGATCGTTCCCCGCATTCCGTCGGTTCTCCTGCTCGTGCTCCCCCTCGCGGCCTGCGTCGTGGACCTGGACGATGACAAAGTCACGCTCTACTCGGACAAAGATTACGAGGGAGCCCGCGAACAGTGGTTCGACCGCAACGGTCGATGCCGCGATGTCCCCGGTTATGCCAACGATCGCGCCTCGTCCATCAAGTGCGACGGTGAGGTCACCGTCTACGATCACGACGACTG contains these protein-coding regions:
- a CDS encoding beta/gamma crystallin family protein, producing the protein MKIVPRIPSVLLLVLPLAACVVDLDDDKVTLYSDKDYEGAREQWFDRNGRCRDVPGYANDRASSIKCDGEVTVYDHDDCRGDSRTFRCNVANLHDYGWGDRISSIRY